AACTATATATCGTTATAAGTAGATTTAAATAATGTATTATGATAATTAGATAATGGAGGTGTTGTCTTGTCTGAACTCAATATAGAAGTTATAGGTGTTGACCCACCATGTGCAAGATGTACTTCATTGAAGAAGGCTGTTGAGGCTGCGGCTAAAAAACTTAAAGAGAGTGGAACAGAAGTCAAGATCACAAAGTTAAACATAATTTCGAAAGACGTTGTCTCAAAGTATGGCATACTTGT
This window of the Candidatus Methylarchaceae archaeon HK02M2 genome carries:
- a CDS encoding thioredoxin family protein, translated to MSELNIEVIGVDPPCARCTSLKKAVEAAAKKLKESGTEVKITKLNIISKDVVSKYGILVSPAFAVNGKVKLMGSVPSVNEVLNILKEATK